The DNA segment AGCCCATGTTTGGCGGCCACATAGGCCGACTTGAAGGCAGAGGCGCGCAGCCCATGGACGGAGGACACATTGACGATGCGCCCCCAGCCCTGCGCGTACATATGGGGCAGCGCCCCACGGATGAGCCGGAACGGCGCCTCCAGCATCACCGTCAGCACGGTGTGGAAGACCTCGGGCGGGAACTCCTCCAGCGGCCGTACCAGTTGCAGCCCGGCATTGTTGACCAGGACGTCGGCCCCGGCGGCGGCCTCCTCGGCCGCGTCGAGATCGGTGAGGTCGACCACCCGGGGCACGATCCGGCCCGCGAGGCCCCCGGCCCGGCCGGCCAGCTCGGCCAGCCCCGCCGCGTCCAGGTCGAGCGCGCGCACCTCCGCCCCGGCCGCCGCGAGCCGGAGCGCACAGGCGCTGCCGATGCCTCCGGCGGCCCCGGTGACGAGGGCGACCCGGCCGGCGAGGTCCAGGGCGGAAGAGGTGCTGGGCTGAGGGCTGGGCGAGATCATGCTTCGACCCTAATGACGCGCCCCCGGCTCGCCACATAGGGCGAGAACCCATACTTCAGCCAAGAGTCATGGGGTCGAACCATGTGGGTGTCTCGGACAGGGCCTGCTTGATCCGGAACAGCGAGAACTCGTTCAGCTCCGGCAGCGCGTCCACCGCGAACCAGCCCACGTCCAGCGACTCGTCGTCGTTGACCCGCGCCTCGCCGCCCACCGCCCGGCAGCGGAAGGTGATGTCCATGTACTGGCACTCGTCGCCGTTGCCGTAGGTGATCGGCTGGAGGGCCTGCACCAGGACGACCCGCTCGGGCACACAGTGCACGGCCGTCTCCTCGAAGACCTCGCGCACGGCGCAGGCGGCGGGCTGCTCCCCCGGCTCCGGGATGCCACCGACCACGGACCACTTGCGGGTGTCGGTGCGGCGGCCCAGGAGCACCCGCCCCTCGTCGTCGAAGACGATGGCGGTGACACCGGGCATCCAGAGCAACTGGGTGCCCGCCGTGGCCCGGAGCGCGGTGATGAATTCAGGTGTAGCCATGGCCCCGACCCTAAACGGCCCGGCACCCGCCGACCGCCACGGCCGGGCGCGCCCGCCCGGCTGGACGCCGAAAGCGCGCCGCTAGGCACTGTCCGGCGGATCATGTGACTTTCCGACCGGCTGCTCGTTGGACGGAGCATGGGTCGGGGGGATCTGACGAATCGCGAGTGGTCGCTGCTCGAGCCGCATCTGCCGTCCGCGGGCGGTAGGGGAGGCCGGTGGAGCGACCATCGCACGGTGATCAACGGGATCCTGTTCCGGGTTCGGACCGTTGTCCCGTGGCGTGACCTGCCGGAACGCTATGGGTCCTGGAAGACGGTCTATGAACGGCATCGCCGCTGGTCGGCGGACGGCACCTGGGACCGGGTCCTGCAGGCGGTCCAGGCCGACGCCGACCTGGCGGGGCGGATCGACTGGTCGATGGTCGGAGTGGACTCGACGTCCTGCCGGGCTCACCAGCACGCGGCCGGCGCCCGCAAGGCCAGGCCGCGGGTTCCGAAAAAAGGACGACGCCCCGGCACCACCGCCCCGATGAGGGACTCGGACGGTCCCGGGGCGGTCTGACCTGCAAGATCCACCCTCGCCGGCGAGGGTGGATGCCGTCCCATGGCCCTGCTGCTCACGCCGGGTCAATGGGGCGATGCCCCGCAGCTGATCGAGGTCCTGGACCGGATCCGAGTCCCCCGGCCGCTGGGCGGACGGCCCCGGACCCGGCCCGGCCACGTCAGCGGCGACAAGGCCTACAGTTCCCGCCGCAACCGCCGCTACCTGCGAAGACGCAGGATCAAACACACGATCCCTGAGCCGAGGGACCAGCGGGCCAACCGTCGGCGCAGAGGCAGCACGGGCGGCAGACCCGCCGGGTTCGACCGCGAGCGCTACCGGCGTCGCAACGAGGTCGAGCGGACCATCAACCGGCTCAAGAACTTCCGCGCTGTCGCCACCCGTTACGACAAACGGGCCTACGTCTTCCACGGCACGGTCACCGCAGCAGCGATCCGCTTATGGCTCCGACCATGATCCGCCGGACAGTGCCTAGACGCCCGAGGCCCGTCGGCCGCGTGCCACCACCGCGCCCGCCCAGCCCAGACCGCCCGCCGCGACCAGCAGCAGCGCCAGTTCGGGCAGGATGCCGAGCCGGGTGGCGGGCGTCTCGGAGGTGCGCAGCGGGACCTTCATGTCGATGTGGGCGGGGACGAACATCCCGGTGTGCCGCACTACCCGCCCGTCCGGCATGATCACCGCGCTGACGCCGCTGGTCACCGGCACGGTCACGGCCCGGCTGTGCTCGACGGCGCGGACGCGGGACATGGCGAGCTGCTGGTAGGTCATCTCGCTGCGGTCGAAGGTGGCGTTGTTGCTCGGCACGGAGATCATCTGGGCGCCGTGGGTGACGGTGTCCCGCACGGCCCAGTCGAACGCGGCCTCGTAGCAGGTGGCGAGGCCGACCTTGACGCGGCCGAAGCCGAAGACGCCCGGCTTGTCGCCCCGGCTGAAGTCCTGGCGGACCATGCTGGTCCACTCGCTGTTGATCGCGCCGATGAGCGACCGCATCGGGAGGTACTCGCCGAAGGGCTGCACCTGGCGCTTGTCGTAGGTCTGGAGGGGTCCCCTGACCGGGTCCCAGAGGATCTGCTCGTTGAGGAGCCTGCCGTCCCGCTCGACGACCGAGCCGACCGAGATGGGCGCGCCGATCGCCTCGGCGGCGCCCTGGATGACGGCGGCCGCGTCGGGGGCGGCGAAGGGGTCGATGTCGGAGGAGTTCTCCGGCCAGAGCACGAAGTCGGGGCGCGGCGCCTTGCCCGCCGCGACCTCGGCGGCGAGCCGGCGGGTCTCCCGCGCGTGGTAGTCGAGCACCGCGCGCCGCTGGGCGTTGAACTCCAGGCCCGCGCGCGGCACGTTGCCCTGGATCAGCGCCACGGTCGCGGTCCCGGCCTCCGCCTTGTCGCTGACCAGGGC comes from the Streptomyces seoulensis genome and includes:
- the lnt gene encoding apolipoprotein N-acyltransferase; translation: MTVTATSVDRPDRLQPSPAKGARARLIRLVPALVSALSGVLLYVSFPPRTLWWLALPAFACFAWALRGRTWKTALGLGYLFGLGFLLPLLVWTGVEVGPGPWIALVAIEAVYVALVGVGIAAVSRLPVWPVWAAALWTAGEAVRARMPFGGFPWGKVAFGQADGVFLPLAALGGTPVLGFGVVLCGFGLYEIVRLALRRRDGEVRRSAAVVALLSFVLPVVGALGARALVSDKAEAGTATVALIQGNVPRAGLEFNAQRRAVLDYHARETRRLAAEVAAGKAPRPDFVLWPENSSDIDPFAAPDAAAVIQGAAEAIGAPISVGSVVERDGRLLNEQILWDPVRGPLQTYDKRQVQPFGEYLPMRSLIGAINSEWTSMVRQDFSRGDKPGVFGFGRVKVGLATCYEAAFDWAVRDTVTHGAQMISVPSNNATFDRSEMTYQQLAMSRVRAVEHSRAVTVPVTSGVSAVIMPDGRVVRHTGMFVPAHIDMKVPLRTSETPATRLGILPELALLLVAAGGLGWAGAVVARGRRASGV
- a CDS encoding 3-hydroxybutyrate dehydrogenase, with translation MISPSPQPSTSSALDLAGRVALVTGAAGGIGSACALRLAAAGAEVRALDLDAAGLAELAGRAGGLAGRIVPRVVDLTDLDAAEEAAAGADVLVNNAGLQLVRPLEEFPPEVFHTVLTVMLEAPFRLIRGALPHMYAQGWGRIVNVSSVHGLRASAFKSAYVAAKHGLEGLSKTAALEGAPHGVTSNCVNPAYVRTPLVEKQIADQAEAHGIPEDQVLSEVLLKDSALRRLIEPEEVAEAVAYLCGPQASFVTGTSLVLDGGWTAH
- a CDS encoding NUDIX hydrolase; this encodes MATPEFITALRATAGTQLLWMPGVTAIVFDDEGRVLLGRRTDTRKWSVVGGIPEPGEQPAACAVREVFEETAVHCVPERVVLVQALQPITYGNGDECQYMDITFRCRAVGGEARVNDDESLDVGWFAVDALPELNEFSLFRIKQALSETPTWFDPMTLG